The Bacteroidales bacterium genome includes a window with the following:
- a CDS encoding non-ribosomal peptide synthetase, with protein MEKNNNTQPTVSDREVINEQLFWNKMFDNFSERIVIPYDNFDVLNDCNYKEVEFEFEKESSERLISMSSNSDLALQIILNAFVITLLQKYTSSKDLVIGTTIDKQDFEGEFINTVLPLRVRFDSKFTFKNLILECRKTILECKKNQNYPIDSLLYELKLQRTESYFPLFDIGVILKNIQEESYLKGIYPGVIFIFNRKESSIQITIKYNSYLYNESKIFAIKENVTSLMTNLIFDVNKPLSNISLFSKERTKELLNKYSNKADVGIKCETIHFLFENQVKNNPDRVAIIYEDKQITYRELNTKANIIAKTLQEKGLEKGEIVGLVLNRSIEMIIGMLSVIKAGGVYLPIDIEAPINRKIMMLNDCSVKLLISNIEIDEKLSNNYNITSLNNIESITDQYADNFVSIHDPNEAAYILYTSGSTGKPKGVVINQNSVVNQISWRKKYFNLNEKDIILQIFSYYFDGSVTDIFSSLISGSTLAIVPAENRFNYDFIDKMIKRLGITYTIMVPQLYKACLDNLTEPPKTLRTVIIAADKPAVDLSKQHFNKHADVKLYNEYGPTENCVVTTVYNITGDEIFIGNEIFNCKCYICNDDLNLLPADFSGELVISGKGVARGYLNQPELTASKFIKNENFEEIVYATGDLARRTTLGMLDFIGRKDHQVKIRGIRIELGEIESLLAKHPSIKESVLVAKDDNNDKKLTAYIVANKVLAVDEIREYLLESLPEYMVPYNFVFLDEMPLSSIGKVDIKALLQLDTNNDQLVVKPKTEIEQKLVAIWSEILKIDYDKISVDKSFFEYGGNSLNSVTLISKIHNDLNVEIKLVDFFKNQTVLKLSEMIEALSISFDEIKIERGNVKRITI; from the coding sequence ATGGAAAAAAATAATAATACCCAGCCAACAGTTTCAGATAGGGAAGTTATTAACGAACAACTTTTCTGGAATAAAATGTTCGATAATTTCTCGGAAAGAATAGTTATTCCCTATGATAATTTTGATGTATTAAATGACTGTAATTATAAAGAGGTTGAGTTTGAATTTGAAAAGGAAAGCTCAGAGCGACTTATCTCTATGAGCAGTAATTCGGATCTTGCTTTACAAATTATTCTTAACGCGTTTGTCATTACTCTTCTTCAAAAATATACATCAAGTAAAGATTTGGTAATAGGAACAACTATTGATAAGCAGGATTTCGAAGGTGAGTTTATTAATACGGTATTACCATTACGTGTGAGGTTTGATTCGAAATTTACATTTAAAAATTTAATTCTTGAGTGCAGAAAAACAATTCTAGAATGTAAAAAAAATCAAAACTACCCGATTGATTCTCTTCTTTATGAATTAAAACTTCAACGCACAGAATCATATTTTCCTTTGTTTGATATTGGTGTTATTTTAAAGAATATTCAAGAGGAATCATATCTTAAAGGGATCTATCCTGGTGTTATTTTTATTTTTAATAGAAAGGAATCTTCTATCCAAATAACTATTAAGTATAATTCATATTTGTACAACGAGTCAAAAATATTTGCAATCAAGGAAAATGTCACTTCTTTAATGACTAATTTAATTTTTGATGTAAATAAACCCCTCAGCAACATATCTTTATTTTCGAAAGAAAGAACTAAAGAACTTCTTAATAAATACAGTAATAAAGCAGATGTTGGAATAAAATGTGAAACCATCCATTTTCTATTTGAAAATCAGGTCAAGAATAATCCGGATAGGGTTGCCATAATTTATGAGGATAAGCAGATAACATATCGTGAGTTAAATACAAAAGCAAATATCATTGCAAAAACCTTGCAGGAAAAGGGGCTTGAAAAAGGTGAAATAGTTGGGCTTGTGTTAAATCGTTCAATTGAAATGATAATTGGAATGTTGTCAGTGATAAAGGCCGGAGGTGTTTATTTGCCTATAGATATTGAAGCGCCTATTAATCGAAAGATTATGATGCTGAACGATTGTAGCGTGAAATTATTAATATCAAATATTGAAATTGACGAAAAACTATCTAATAATTATAATATTACAAGCCTCAATAATATTGAATCAATTACGGATCAATACGCAGATAATTTTGTAAGCATTCACGATCCAAACGAGGCGGCATATATCCTGTATACATCTGGTTCAACGGGTAAACCTAAAGGAGTAGTTATAAATCAAAACTCTGTAGTAAATCAGATAAGTTGGAGGAAAAAATATTTTAACTTAAACGAAAAAGACATAATTCTACAAATATTTTCATACTATTTTGATGGTTCAGTTACCGATATTTTCTCTTCACTGATAAGTGGTTCAACATTAGCAATTGTTCCTGCTGAGAATCGTTTTAATTACGATTTTATTGATAAGATGATTAAAAGACTAGGTATAACCTATACCATAATGGTTCCTCAGCTCTATAAAGCTTGTTTAGACAATTTAACAGAGCCTCCGAAAACGTTAAGAACTGTAATAATTGCCGCAGACAAACCTGCGGTTGATTTGTCTAAGCAACATTTTAATAAGCATGCGGATGTTAAATTATATAATGAATATGGACCAACTGAAAACTGCGTTGTAACTACTGTATACAATATTACAGGAGATGAAATATTTATTGGTAACGAAATTTTTAATTGTAAATGCTATATCTGCAATGATGATCTAAATCTTTTACCTGCCGATTTTTCAGGCGAACTTGTAATTTCAGGTAAAGGTGTTGCACGTGGATATTTAAATCAACCCGAATTAACTGCTTCGAAATTTATTAAAAACGAAAATTTTGAAGAAATTGTCTATGCAACTGGAGATCTTGCTAGGAGAACAACCCTTGGGATGCTTGATTTTATAGGGAGAAAAGATCATCAGGTGAAAATTAGAGGGATTAGAATTGAACTGGGCGAAATAGAAAGTTTACTTGCAAAACATCCATCTATAAAGGAATCTGTCTTAGTTGCGAAAGATGATAATAACGATAAAAAGTTGACGGCATATATTGTAGCAAATAAAGTTTTAGCTGTTGACGAAATTAGAGAATATCTTCTTGAATCGTTACCTGAGTATATGGTTCCATATAATTTTGTGTTTCTCGACGAAATGCCATTGTCAAGCATCGGTAAAGTTGATATCAAGGCATTGCTTCAATTGGATACAAATAACGATCAACTCGTTGTTAAACCTAAAACAGAAATTGAACAAAAATTGGTTGCTATCTGGTCTGAGATTTTAAAGATAGATTATGATAAAATCAGTGTTGATAAAAGTTTTTTTGAGTATGGAGGTAACTCCTTAAACTCAGTCACACTAATTTCTAAGATTCACAATGATTTAAATGTGGAAATAAAACTCGTGGATTTTTTTAAAAATCAAACAGTTCTAAAACTTTCTGAGATGATTGAAGCCTTATCGATAAGTTTTGATGAGATCAAGATTGAGCGGGGAAATGTAAAAAGAATTACAATATGA
- a CDS encoding radical SAM protein has product MPNPNYQKVLLLMPPYWDPLIPPQGIATIKRMLEKNNFNVKTIDLNIDSQVKKCYEDYFDCIRIMIPESNWGNLYNIGHDVLQNHMLAFVNITDYDEYIALVEEIVYHTFFIYPSREELINLDEIIKNFFSYLKKYIDSIVKDFNPGVFGCTVNKTQFPAALYMFKTVKEINSSILTCMGGGIFSDSMVVGSPNYENMLKYTESFIDKIVLGRGEILLLKILNGEFENSKRVFSKADLSESDVQKYKADIPDLSDFDLNYYLYVAATASFSCPFQCSFCTASKYFGEYIKRDINIVVDDISRIKSTYGKQIFFMTDALLNPVVDDLSRELIRQKLYVYMDSYLRVDPGVNQQNTISWRKGGLYRVRLGVESGSQRVLNIMGKSITIEQTRNTLKNLAIAGIKTTTYWVIGHPEETEEDFQLTLDLISECKNYIYQAECNPFNYSYYGQVSSDKWASMQTLLYPEHGKKMLSMLQTWVLNCEPTRDKTFDRIFRFTQHCKKIGLPNPYSLNEIYKADKRWQGLHRNAVPALYDIISNSVNHEEDRENVKLVQFVQTENENIVEFNF; this is encoded by the coding sequence ATGCCTAATCCAAATTATCAGAAAGTACTACTTCTGATGCCCCCCTATTGGGATCCATTGATTCCACCTCAAGGTATTGCTACCATAAAAAGGATGCTTGAGAAAAATAATTTCAATGTAAAAACCATTGACTTGAATATAGATAGTCAGGTCAAAAAATGCTATGAAGATTATTTTGATTGTATAAGAATAATGATTCCAGAGAGTAACTGGGGTAATTTGTATAACATAGGACATGATGTATTACAGAATCATATGTTAGCCTTTGTTAATATTACAGATTACGATGAGTATATCGCTTTGGTTGAGGAAATTGTTTATCATACATTTTTTATCTATCCGAGCAGGGAAGAGTTAATTAATCTTGATGAGATTATTAAAAATTTCTTCTCCTACCTGAAAAAGTATATAGACTCAATTGTGAAAGATTTTAACCCGGGGGTATTTGGGTGTACTGTTAATAAAACACAATTTCCGGCGGCACTATATATGTTTAAAACTGTAAAGGAAATTAATAGTAGTATATTAACCTGCATGGGAGGTGGCATTTTTTCAGACTCTATGGTTGTTGGCTCTCCTAACTATGAAAATATGCTTAAGTATACTGAATCATTTATTGATAAAATAGTATTAGGAAGAGGTGAAATATTACTGTTAAAGATATTAAACGGGGAATTTGAGAACTCCAAAAGAGTATTTTCAAAGGCTGATTTAAGTGAAAGTGATGTGCAAAAATATAAAGCAGACATACCTGATTTATCAGATTTTGATCTGAACTACTATTTGTATGTGGCTGCTACAGCATCCTTTAGCTGCCCATTTCAATGTAGTTTTTGTACTGCCTCAAAGTATTTTGGAGAGTATATAAAGAGAGATATAAATATAGTGGTTGATGATATTTCAAGAATAAAATCAACTTATGGAAAACAGATTTTCTTTATGACTGATGCTTTATTAAATCCAGTTGTAGATGATCTTTCCAGAGAGTTGATCAGACAAAAACTTTACGTTTATATGGATAGTTATTTGCGGGTTGATCCGGGAGTTAATCAGCAAAATACAATTAGTTGGAGAAAAGGAGGATTATACAGGGTGAGGTTGGGTGTTGAAAGTGGTTCTCAGCGAGTACTGAATATAATGGGGAAAAGTATTACAATAGAGCAAACCCGAAATACACTAAAGAATTTGGCAATTGCTGGAATTAAAACAACAACCTACTGGGTTATTGGCCACCCAGAGGAAACAGAAGAGGATTTCCAGTTAACACTTGATCTGATAAGTGAATGTAAAAATTACATCTATCAAGCAGAATGTAATCCATTTAACTACTCATATTACGGACAAGTATCTTCCGATAAATGGGCAAGTATGCAGACGTTACTGTACCCAGAACATGGGAAGAAAATGTTATCGATGCTCCAAACATGGGTACTAAACTGTGAGCCTACAAGGGATAAAACTTTTGATAGAATTTTCAGGTTTACACAGCATTGTAAAAAAATAGGATTACCTAATCCATACTCACTTAACGAAATATATAAAGCGGATAAGAGATGGCAAGGTCTTCATAGAAATGCTGTTCCAGCATTGTATGATATAATTAGCAATAGCGTTAATCATGAAGAGGATAGAGAAAATGTTAAATTAGTACAGTTTGTTCAAACAGAGAACGAGAATATTGTAGAATTCAATTTTTAG